A region of Butyricicoccus intestinisimiae DNA encodes the following proteins:
- a CDS encoding riboflavin synthase, with product MFTGIVEEVGEITGLRQSATSTVLGVRASTVLGGTKLGDSIAVNGVCLTVVRLTGDGFEGDVMPETMRRTNLGALKPKSRVNLERAMAADGRFGGHIVAGHVDGTGTITDLSPEGNAVWVTIAAPSSILHYIVEKGSITIDGISLTVAYVDDRCFKVSIIPHTGQETTLLTRKPGYVVNLECDIVGKYIEKLMKPAPEADKPSGGLTADFLSAHGFL from the coding sequence ATGTTTACCGGAATTGTCGAAGAAGTCGGTGAAATCACCGGTCTGCGGCAGTCAGCAACCAGTACGGTTCTCGGCGTTCGCGCCAGCACGGTTCTCGGCGGCACGAAGCTCGGTGATTCCATCGCCGTCAACGGCGTTTGTCTGACCGTGGTTCGCCTCACCGGAGACGGATTTGAAGGTGACGTCATGCCGGAGACCATGCGCCGCACCAATCTGGGCGCCCTCAAGCCGAAATCCCGCGTCAATCTGGAGCGTGCGATGGCGGCGGACGGCCGATTCGGCGGACACATCGTTGCCGGACACGTGGACGGCACCGGAACCATTACAGATTTATCTCCGGAAGGAAATGCCGTTTGGGTGACAATTGCCGCCCCGTCCAGCATCCTGCACTACATTGTAGAAAAGGGCTCGATTACGATTGACGGCATCAGCTTGACGGTGGCTTACGTCGATGACCGCTGTTTTAAGGTCTCGATTATCCCGCACACCGGTCAGGAAACCACTCTGCTGACCCGCAAGCCCGGCTATGTCGTGAATCTGGAATGCGACATTGTCGGAAAATATATTGAAAAGCTAATGAAACCCGCGCCGGAAGCGGACAAGCCGTCCGGCGGCCTGACCGCCGATTTTCTGTCGGCACACGGGTTTCTCTGA